A single window of Helicobacter pylori NCTC 11637 = CCUG 17874 = ATCC 43504 = JCM 12093 DNA harbors:
- the cagB gene encoding cag pathogenicity island protein B, producing the protein MENKSIGQIFKDSFKKSFFSGLWSCLKWSFILTLISLGLFLLVFRFQPEIIKKYIKDPKDLQFYNDLRKKNGWDK; encoded by the coding sequence ATGGAAAACAAATCAATAGGACAGATTTTCAAAGACAGCTTCAAAAAAAGTTTCTTTAGTGGTCTATGGAGTTGCTTAAAATGGAGTTTTATTCTCACTCTGATCAGCTTGGGTTTGTTTCTGCTTGTTTTTAGGTTTCAACCTGAGATTATTAAAAAATACATCAAAGATCCTAAAGATCTACAATTCTACAACGACTTGAGAAAGAAAAATGGTTGGGACAAGTAG
- the cagC gene encoding cag pathogenicity island type IV secretion system protein CagC — protein MKFFTRITDGYKKVVVTLGLAMTTNPLMAVNSPAGGVNETKTLVIQIISVLAIVGGCALGVKGIADIWKISDDIKRGQATVFAYAQPIAMLAVAGGIIYLSTKFGFNIGESGGAS, from the coding sequence ATGAAATTTTTTACAAGAATCACTGACGGCTACAAGAAAGTTGTAGTAACTTTAGGGCTAGCGATGACAACCAATCCTTTAATGGCGGTCAACAGTCCTGCAGGAGGCGTTAATGAGACTAAAACTTTGGTTATTCAGATCATTTCTGTTCTAGCGATCGTAGGTGGTTGCGCTCTAGGGGTCAAAGGCATAGCGGATATTTGGAAAATCTCTGATGACATCAAAAGAGGTCAGGCGACTGTTTTTGCTTACGCGCAACCCATAGCTATGTTAGCGGTGGCAGGCGGTATTATCTATTTGAGCACTAAGTTTGGCTTCAATATTGGCGAGAGTGGAGGAGCTAGCTAA
- the cagD gene encoding cag pathogenicity island type IV secretion system protein CagD: protein MNNNNSNKKLRDFFLKVLLSLVVFSSYGLANDDKEAKKEALEKEKNTPNGLVYTNLDFDSFKATIKNLKDKKVTFKEVNPDIIKDEVFDFVIVNRVLKKIKDLKHYDPVIEKIFDEKGKEMGLNVELQINPEVKDFFTFKSISTTNKQRCFLSLRGETREILCDDKLYNVLLAVFNSYDPNDLLKHISTVESLKKIFYTITCEAVYL, encoded by the coding sequence ATCAACAATAATAATAGCAATAAAAAACTGAGAGACTTTTTTTTGAAAGTTCTCTTAAGTCTCGTTGTTTTCAGTTCGTATGGGTTAGCAAATGACGATAAAGAAGCCAAAAAAGAAGCACTAGAAAAAGAAAAAAACACTCCCAATGGGCTTGTTTATACGAATTTAGATTTTGATAGTTTTAAAGCGACTATCAAAAATTTGAAAGACAAGAAAGTAACTTTCAAAGAAGTCAATCCCGATATTATCAAAGATGAAGTTTTTGACTTCGTGATTGTCAATAGAGTCCTTAAAAAAATAAAGGATTTGAAGCATTACGATCCAGTTATTGAAAAAATCTTTGATGAAAAGGGTAAAGAAATGGGATTGAATGTAGAATTACAGATCAATCCTGAAGTGAAAGACTTTTTTACTTTCAAAAGCATCAGCACGACCAACAAACAACGCTGCTTTCTGTCATTGCGCGGAGAAACAAGAGAAATTTTATGCGATGATAAGCTGTATAATGTTTTATTGGCCGTATTCAATTCTTATGATCCTAATGATCTTTTGAAACATATTAGCACCGTAGAGTCTCTCAAAAAAATCTTTTATACGATTACATGTGAAGCGGTATATCTATAA
- the cagE gene encoding cag pathogenicity island type IV secretion system ATPase CagE: MFVASKQADEQKKLIIEQEVQKRQFQKIEELKADMQKGVNPFFKVLFDGGNRLFGFPETFIYSSIFILFVTIVLSVILFQAYEPVLIVAIVIVLVALGFKKDYRLYQRMERAMKFKKPFLFKGVKNKAFMSIFSMKPSKEMANDIHLNPNREDRLVSAANSYLANNYECFLDDGVILTNNYSLLGTIKLGGIDFLTTSKKDLIELHASIYSVFRNFVTPEFKFYFHTVKKKIVIDETNRDYGLIFSNDFMRAYNEKQKRESFYDISFYLTIEQDLLDTLNEPVMNKKHFADNNFEEFQRIIRAKLENFKDRIELIEELLSKYHPTRLKEYTKDGVIYSKQCEFYNFLVGMNEAPFICNRKDLYLKEKMHGGVKEVYFANKHGKILNDDLSEKYFSAIEISEYAPKSQSDLFDKINALDSEFIFMHAYSPKNSQVLKDKLAFTSRRIIISGGSKEQGMTLGCLSELVGNGDITLGSYGNSLVLFADSFEKMKQSVKECVSSLNAKGFLANAATFSMENYFFAKHCSFITLPFIFDVTSNNFADFIAMRAMSFDGNQENNAWGNSVMTLKSEINSPFYLNFHMPTDFGSASAGHTLILGSTGSGKTVFMSMTLNAMGQFAHNFPANVSKDKQKLTMVYMDKDYGAYGNIVAMGGEYVKIELGTDTGLNPFAWAACVQKTNATMEQKQTAISVVKELVKNLATKSDEKDENGNSISFSLADSNTLAAAVTNLITGDMNLDYPITQLINAFGKDHNDPNGLVARLAPFCKSTNGEFQWLFDNKATDRLDFSKTIIGVDGSSFLDNNDVSPFICFYLFARIQEAMDGRRFVLDIDEAWKYLGDPKVAYFVRDMLKTARKRNAIVRLATQSITDLLACPIADTIREQCPTKIFLRNDGGNLSDYQRLANVTEKEFEIITKGLDRKILYKQDGSPSVIASFNLRGIPKEYLKILSTDTVFVKEIDKIIQNHSIIDKYQALRQMYQQIEEY; encoded by the coding sequence GTGTTTGTGGCAAGCAAACAAGCTGACGAACAAAAAAAGCTAATCATAGAGCAAGAGGTTCAAAAGCGGCAGTTTCAAAAAATAGAAGAACTTAAAGCAGACATGCAAAAAGGTGTCAATCCCTTTTTTAAAGTCTTGTTTGATGGGGGGAATAGGTTGTTTGGTTTCCCTGAAACTTTTATTTATTCTTCTATATTTATATTGTTTGTAACAATTGTATTATCTGTTATTCTTTTTCAAGCCTATGAACCTGTTTTGATTGTAGCGATTGTTATTGTGCTTGTAGCTCTTGGATTCAAGAAAGATTACAGGCTTTATCAAAGAATGGAGCGAGCGATGAAATTTAAAAAACCTTTTTTGTTTAAGGGTGTGAAAAACAAAGCGTTCATGAGCATTTTTTCCATGAAGCCTAGTAAAGAAATGGCTAATGACATCCACTTAAATCCAAACAGAGAAGACAGGCTTGTGAGCGCTGCAAACTCCTATCTAGCGAATAACTATGAATGTTTTTTAGATGATGGGGTGATCCTTACTAACAACTATTCTCTTTTAGGCACAATCAAATTGGGGGGCATTGATTTTTTAACCACTTCCAAAAAAGATCTCATAGAGTTACACGCTTCTATTTATAGCGTTTTTAGGAATTTTGTTACCCCTGAATTCAAATTCTATTTTCACACTGTTAAAAAGAAAATCGTTATTGATGAAACCAATAGGGACTATGGTCTTATTTTTTCTAATGATTTCATGCGAGCCTATAATGAGAAGCAAAAGAGAGAAAGTTTTTATGATATTAGTTTTTATCTCACCATAGAGCAAGATTTATTAGACACTCTCAATGAACCCGTTATGAATAAAAAGCATTTTGCAGACAATAATTTTGAAGAGTTTCAAAGGATTATTAGAGCCAAGCTTGAAAACTTCAAGGATAGGATAGAACTCATAGAAGAGCTATTGAGTAAATACCACCCCACTAGATTGAAAGAATACACCAAAGATGGCGTTATTTACTCCAAGCAATGCGAATTTTACAATTTTTTGGTGGGAATGAATGAAGCCCCTTTTATTTGCAACCGAAAAGACTTGTATCTCAAGGAAAAAATGCATGGTGGGGTGAAAGAAGTTTATTTTGCCAATAAGCATGGAAAAATCTTAAATGACGATTTGAGTGAAAAATATTTTAGCGCTATTGAGATTAGTGAATACGCCCCTAAATCACAGAGCGATTTGTTTGATAAAATCAACGCTCTAGACAGCGAATTTATTTTCATGCATGCTTATTCGCCTAAAAACTCACAGGTTTTAAAGGACAAACTGGCTTTCACCTCTAGAAGAATTATTATTAGTGGAGGCTCCAAAGAGCAAGGCATGACTTTGGGTTGTTTGAGCGAATTAGTGGGTAATGGTGATATTACACTAGGCAGTTATGGTAATTCTTTAGTGTTGTTTGCTGATAGCTTTGAAAAAATGAAACAAAGCGTTAAGGAATGCGTCTCTAGTCTTAACGCTAAAGGTTTTTTAGCCAACGCAGCGACTTTCTCTATGGAAAATTACTTTTTTGCCAAACATTGCTCTTTTATCACGCTTCCTTTTATTTTTGATGTAACTTCTAATAATTTTGCTGATTTCATAGCGATGAGAGCGATGAGTTTTGATGGCAATCAAGAGAATAACGCTTGGGGCAATAGCGTCATGACACTAAAAAGCGAGATCAATTCGCCTTTTTATCTGAACTTCCACATGCCTACTGATTTTGGTTCAGCTTCAGCAGGACACACTTTGATACTTGGCTCAACAGGTTCAGGTAAGACAGTGTTTATGTCAATGACCTTGAACGCTATGGGACAATTTGCTCACAATTTTCCTGCTAATGTCAGCAAAGACAAGCAAAAGCTCACTATGGTCTATATGGATAAAGATTATGGCGCTTATGGGAACATTGTCGCAATGGGTGGGGAGTATGTCAAGATTGAGCTAGGGACAGATACAGGATTAAATCCTTTTGCTTGGGCGGCTTGTGTGCAAAAAACAAATGCAACAATGGAACAAAAACAAACAGCTATTTCTGTTGTCAAAGAGCTTGTGAAAAACTTAGCAACCAAAAGCGATGAAAAAGATGAGAATGGCAACAGCATCTCTTTTAGCCTAGCAGATTCTAACACGCTTGCAGCGGCAGTAACCAACCTTATCACAGGAGATATGAACCTAGATTATCCCATCACTCAACTTATTAATGCTTTCGGAAAAGACCACAATGATCCTAATGGGCTTGTCGCGCGATTAGCGCCTTTTTGCAAATCAACCAATGGTGAATTTCAATGGCTTTTTGATAATAAAGCAACGGATCGCTTAGATTTTTCAAAAACGATTATTGGCGTTGATGGGTCAAGTTTCTTAGACAATAATGATGTTTCGCCCTTTATTTGTTTTTACCTTTTCGCTCGTATCCAAGAGGCAATGGATGGGCGTAGATTTGTCTTAGATATTGATGAAGCTTGGAAATATTTAGGCGATCCAAAGGTCGCTTATTTTGTAAGAGACATGCTAAAAACTGCAAGGAAAAGAAACGCTATTGTCAGGCTTGCGACTCAAAGCATCACTGATCTTTTGGCTTGCCCTATTGCTGATACGATTAGAGAACAATGCCCTACAAAGATTTTTTTGAGAAACGATGGAGGCAATCTTTCTGATTACCAAAGATTAGCTAATGTTACAGAAAAAGAATTTGAAATCATCACTAAGGGACTAGATAGGAAAATTCTCTATAAACAAGATGGAAGCCCTAGCGTTATCGCTAGTTTTAATTTGAGAGGCATTCCTAAAGAATATTTGAAAATTTTATCCACAGATACTGTATTTGTCAAAGAAATTGACAAGATTATCCAAAACCATAGTATCATAGATAAATATCAGGCCTTGAGGCAAATGTATCAACAAATAGAGGAGTATTAA
- the cagF gene encoding type IV secretion system chaperone CagF: MKQNLREQKLLKILENDVLTILDSFSNYLFELKEELDFIEEEMEGEITEQNLTTLYDFSNFLEDHVNVFYENVLNIDDVKTEHLYSGLIDSLNVNLHFVKSFLNNQDLDFRFFKEINDGQDPQKTLSRLIPLQSGKNDASSFKANNSFVSLVYVYTFFMLETIMQSYRILRLLEKPINNNISEDMQSDIENFFVQANFLEYYVQNKIYPTNHAYDFTHLIMDSIVPNWIQVDMSVEAKKKELFEKYFQNIDEVTNKMLDQKNQNKSND, translated from the coding sequence ATGAAACAAAATTTGCGTGAACAAAAATTATTGAAAATTTTAGAAAATGATGTCTTGACGATTTTGGATAGTTTTTCTAATTATCTTTTTGAACTGAAAGAAGAATTGGACTTCATAGAAGAAGAAATGGAAGGCGAAATCACTGAACAAAACCTTACCACTCTTTATGATTTTTCTAATTTCTTAGAAGACCATGTCAATGTGTTTTATGAGAATGTTTTAAATATAGATGATGTCAAAACAGAACACCTTTATTCAGGTCTCATAGACAGTCTCAATGTTAATCTTCACTTTGTCAAGTCATTTCTCAATAATCAGGATTTAGATTTCCGCTTTTTTAAAGAAATAAACGATGGGCAAGATCCCCAAAAAACATTATCAAGATTAATTCCTCTTCAAAGTGGGAAAAATGATGCAAGCTCGTTTAAAGCCAATAATTCTTTTGTATCATTAGTTTATGTTTATACTTTCTTCATGCTAGAAACTATCATGCAGTCGTATAGGATTCTCAGGTTACTAGAAAAACCTATCAATAACAACATAAGCGAGGATATGCAGAGCGATATAGAGAATTTTTTTGTTCAAGCGAATTTTTTAGAATACTATGTTCAGAACAAAATATACCCAACCAATCATGCCTATGACTTCACGCATTTGATCATGGACTCCATTGTTCCTAATTGGATTCAGGTTGATATGAGCGTTGAAGCTAAAAAGAAAGAGCTTTTTGAAAAATATTTTCAAAACATTGATGAAGTAACAAACAAAATGCTCGATCAAAAAAATCAAAACAAAAGTAACGATTGA
- the cagG gene encoding cag pathogenicity island type IV secretion system translocation protein CagG encodes MKTNFYKIKLLFAWCLIIGMFNAPLNADQNTDIEDISPEDMALNSVGLVSRDQLKIEIPKETLEQKVAILNDYNDKNVNIKFDNISLGSFQPNDNLGINAMWGIQNLLMSQMMGDYGPNNPFMYGYAPTYSDSSFLPPSFGGY; translated from the coding sequence ATGAAAACGAATTTTTATAAAATTAAATTACTATTTGCTTGGTGTCTTATCATTGGCATGTTTAACGCTCCGCTTAACGCTGACCAAAACACTGATATAGAAGATATTAGTCCTGAAGATATGGCACTAAATAGCGTGGGGCTTGTTTCTAGAGATCAACTAAAAATAGAGATCCCTAAAGAAACCCTAGAACAAAAAGTGGCCATACTCAATGACTATAATGATAAGAATGTTAATATCAAGTTTGACAACATAAGTTTAGGGAGTTTTCAACCTAATGATAATCTAGGTATCAATGCGATGTGGGGCATTCAAAATCTTCTCATGAGCCAAATGATGGGCGATTACGGTCCAAACAATCCTTTCATGTATGGTTATGCACCAACATACTCAGATTCATCGTTTTTACCACCAAGCTTTGGAGGGTATTAA